Genomic window (Alphaproteobacteria bacterium):
GCCGACGGTTTCGGCGATGAAGGCCTTGTCCTTCAGCGCGTCCTCCAGCACCGCCACGACCCTGTCGCGGCCAGCGGGACCGGGGTCGGCCTTCAGCAGTTCGTGACATTTCGCGGCAAACGATTCCAGCGTGTGAGCCATCACAGGTTCCTCCCTCGTGAAACAGATCAGGCCGCCGTCTCGACCTCGACATAACGGTCGCGTTTGGGTTCGTGGTCCATGTTGCGGCCTTCGATGCGAATCAGGCGCGTCGGCAGTTCGCGACTCGGGGAATGCAGGACACCGACGTCATACAGGCGGGCCATGCCCGGCTTCAGGTCGTAAACCTCCTGCGCCACGACCGTACCGGGCTTGCCGTCCTTGGGCTCCGACAGTTTTTTCCACAGGGTCATTTCCGTCACGCCGGCGACCTGACCGTATATCGCCCAGGTCCTGCCGTGATCGTGCGGCGGGCTGACCGCCTTGTTGCCCCGGACATGGGCAAAAATGCAGAAATCGAGCTCCGGATCCTGGTACAGCAGCTTGCGCGGCGAGTCCTCGTCGGGGCCGATATTCTCCGCGACAAATTCGGGGTCAACCAGGGCCCGTTCAAGCGCGACACGGACCTTTTCCAGCCCGTCCGGGCCCGGGTCCGCGGCCAGGATATTATGGCAATCGGTGGAAAACTGCTTCAGGCTGTAACCCATTCTCGCGTCTCCTCAGTTTCGAATTCCGAATTTTGAATGTGTTGGCACTGCGTTCTATAACATTGCCTCCTTCTCGCCGTCAAAATCAACCATCCGTGTCGTCGGTCCCGGCCGGCGATGCTGATCGAATTCGCTTTTGATCCTTGAACTGCCGCACCGGTCTTTCCATGTCAGGCGCTGCGCCGTCTCAACGGGGATACCCAAGCGTTAATGGAAGTTCTGTTTCTTTGTATCGGACTGGGACTGCTTATCCTGGGCGGTGAACTGGCATTGCGGGGTGCGGTCGGACTTTCGCGTATGATGGGCGTTTCGCCCGCTATCATCGGCCTGACCGTCATGGGGTTCGGAACCTCCGCGCCCGAACTGGTCGTGACGGTCCGCGCGGCATTGGCAGGCAGCTTCGATATCGCCGTTGGCAACGCCGTTGGCAGCAATATCGCGAATACATTTCTGATCCTTGGCGTCGGCGCATTGATTTGCCCGCTGGCCTGCGATCCAAAGGCCGTTTTCCGCGATACAGGCTTCATGGTGGCTGTGTCGATCCTGTTATGCGTCCTGGGCTATATCGGCGTCATCGGGCGCTGGGAAGGCGCAGCAATGGTGCTTGCGCTCCTCATCTTTGTCTGCTGGACCTACTTCCACGACATCCGCACCCATGACGCCGCGGCCGAACTGCATTCGAAGATGGTCGGTGAAATGCCGCGCTCGCCATCCGGCCTGCCGATCATCGGCGGCTATCTGATCGCGGGAATTGCGGGGCTCGTCTACGGCGCATCGCTGCTCGTGGATTCAGCCGTCACGCTCGCCGAAGCGGCCGGCGTGCCGCAGTCCATTATCGGTCTGACCCTGGTGGCGTTTGGCACATCCCTGCCCGAACTCGGCGCGACAGCGGTCGCCGCCTGGCGGCGACATACGGATATCGCCATTGCCAATGTGGTCGGCAGCAATATCTTCAATATTCTCGGTGTACTCGGCACGGGCGCGATTTTCCAGCCTTTGATCATCGCACCGGAAATTGCGAATATTGACCAATGGATCGTGCTGGTGTCGGCGATAATTCTGGTGCCGATTATTATCACAGGCTGGCGGATCAATCGGATGGAAGGCGTCGTGCTTCTGCTCCTTTATGCCGGTTATATCGGCAGCGTGACATTGCGCCTTTGACTATCGCGCCAACTGACTGTTTGCCGGCCCTCCAGAAGGATAGTGAATGCCAGCCTTCCATTCTTTTCCGCCTGTCATCGGCCATCGCGGCGCCGCCGGGCATGCGCCGGAAAACACCCTCGCCGGGTTCCGCGCCGCGTCGAATATGGGCGTCAAATGGGTCGAATTCGATGTCCACCTGTCACTCGACAATATCCCGGTCCTGCTTCATGACGATACCCTGGAACGGACGACCGACGGGGAAGGATCGGTTGGTAATTTCACCCTTGGGACGCTGAAAGGACTGGATGCCGGCAACTGGTTTTCCGACAAGTATGCCGGCGAAAAAATCCCGACCCTTAGCGAAACAATCCGCCTGCTGGCGTCGCTCGGCATGGGCGCCAATGTTGAAATCAAACCGTCGCCGGGTCGTGAGGCCGCCACAGGCCATGCGGTCGGCCGAATCCTGCGGGAGGAATGGCCCGGCGACCTGCCGGCGCCGCTCGTTTCCAGCTTCACACCCGATTCACTGGCCGCGATCCGGGAAGTCGCCCCCATGTTTCAGCGGGGCCTTCTGCTGTCCCGTATCGGGCGCGACTGGGGCAAACAGATGAAGGCGCTGGGTTGTGCCACCCTGCACTGCAATCACCGGAACCTGGACAGGGCAACCGCGCAGGAAATACGCCGGGCCGGCTATCCGCTGCTGTGCTACACGGTCAATGACAGGGACCGCGCCAAAACGCTGTTCGGCTGGGGGGTCGACGCCGTGATCAGCGACCACCCCGACCGGATGCTTTGAAAGCATTCAGGAAGCCGTCGAATCCGCCAGATTCAGCGCCAGGTCAAAGGCATCGAAATTTCGCAGCCCGCGGTCGCCGGAAAACCCGTTTGCCGGGCGGTTGCAGATCAGCGGCACCCGCTGTTCCGTCGCGCCGCCATGGCTGCGCAGCGGCTCGGTCAGGCCCGACAGGTCGTGCCGGTCGGGGCTGGCGCCGAGCGTCATGTGTCTTTCGCCGAGCACGACCAGGTCGCCGACCCGGTCGGCGGGCAGTTCGAAACGGGCGCAGGCTTCCGCATTGGTCAGCACATCCGCGATCCCGTCCACACCGGCAAGGTCGCTCCGGATGGCGGATCCTGACGCCGGATCGTGCAGGTAGATCGTCGCATAGGACCCCAGCGCGCCATGATGCACCACATAGGGGTCCGTAATGGGCAGGATCACCCGCCCGGCGCCGGCGCCGAACCGGCTGTCGATCAGTTCCTGCAGATACACCACATTCGGCTGGCCGGTCGCAGTATCGTGCTTCGCGTTCATGCCGTGATCGGCGGTCAGCACGATGGTGCACCCCATCCCATCCAGCCGCGCCCAGTACGAATCCATCATGGCATAAAACGCATTGGCTTCCGCGGTACCCGGTGCGTGCTTGTGCTGGATGTAGTCGGTCGTCGACAGATACAGGATATCGGGCCGATCCCGTTCCATGATCCGGGTACCCGCAGCAAACACAAATTCCGAGAGTTCGGGGCTATATACGGAGGGAACCGGCATGCCCGCCAGCGCCAAGACCCCGTCAATCCCGTTTTCCGCCAGCGTCACCGCATCCGCTTTTTCCGACGAAAAACAGATACCCTTCAGCCTGTAGCCGAGTTGCAGGCGCAGCTTGTCCTTGGCGGTAATCACGACGACCCTCGCCCCGGCATCGGCAAAGGCGGCCAGGATCGTGCCGCAGCGCAGGAATTTGGGATCGTTCATCATCACCTCCTCGCCCGTATCGGGGTCGAGGAAGAAATTTCCGGCAATGCCGTGCACCGATGGCGGCGCACCGGTCACGATGGACAGGTTGTTGGGATTGGTGAAACTCGGCACCACGCAATCGGCTACATGGTCAAAACCAGTAGAACGGGCCCTCTCCAGCCATGGCATATGCCCGGCTGCGACGGCATCGTCCATATAGGCCGGCTCCGACCCGTCGATGCATACGATGACGACCGGCGCGGCAGGCCAGTTGTAGCAGCGGCCGTTGACGGTGATCTGTTCCGGATTCGCCATACAGGCCCCTCAGGCCGCCATCGGCCCGCGTTGCCGCACGCCCATCTCGTCCAGCGTGTCGCGGATCGCCTCCAGGACGCCCCGCATGACCGATTCGTCGAGCCGCCCGATACAGCCGATCCGGAAACTCTCCGCAACCGTCAGCTTGCCGGGATAAATGACATAGCCGCGCGCCGCCAGGGCATCGTAGAACGCCTGGAACCGGAACGCTGGATCGGCCGGCATGTGGAACGTCACGATAATCGGCGCCTGCAAGTCGTCGGGCAGCAGCGTCCGGAACCCCAACCGGCGCATGCCGGCGACA
Coding sequences:
- the ugpQ gene encoding glycerophosphodiester phosphodiesterase, whose product is MPAFHSFPPVIGHRGAAGHAPENTLAGFRAASNMGVKWVEFDVHLSLDNIPVLLHDDTLERTTDGEGSVGNFTLGTLKGLDAGNWFSDKYAGEKIPTLSETIRLLASLGMGANVEIKPSPGREAATGHAVGRILREEWPGDLPAPLVSSFTPDSLAAIREVAPMFQRGLLLSRIGRDWGKQMKALGCATLHCNHRNLDRATAQEIRRAGYPLLCYTVNDRDRAKTLFGWGVDAVISDHPDRML
- the phnA gene encoding phosphonoacetate hydrolase yields the protein MANPEQITVNGRCYNWPAAPVVIVCIDGSEPAYMDDAVAAGHMPWLERARSTGFDHVADCVVPSFTNPNNLSIVTGAPPSVHGIAGNFFLDPDTGEEVMMNDPKFLRCGTILAAFADAGARVVVITAKDKLRLQLGYRLKGICFSSEKADAVTLAENGIDGVLALAGMPVPSVYSPELSEFVFAAGTRIMERDRPDILYLSTTDYIQHKHAPGTAEANAFYAMMDSYWARLDGMGCTIVLTADHGMNAKHDTATGQPNVVYLQELIDSRFGAGAGRVILPITDPYVVHHGALGSYATIYLHDPASGSAIRSDLAGVDGIADVLTNAEACARFELPADRVGDLVVLGERHMTLGASPDRHDLSGLTEPLRSHGGATEQRVPLICNRPANGFSGDRGLRNFDAFDLALNLADSTAS
- a CDS encoding calcium/sodium antiporter; this translates as MEVLFLCIGLGLLILGGELALRGAVGLSRMMGVSPAIIGLTVMGFGTSAPELVVTVRAALAGSFDIAVGNAVGSNIANTFLILGVGALICPLACDPKAVFRDTGFMVAVSILLCVLGYIGVIGRWEGAAMVLALLIFVCWTYFHDIRTHDAAAELHSKMVGEMPRSPSGLPIIGGYLIAGIAGLVYGASLLVDSAVTLAEAAGVPQSIIGLTLVAFGTSLPELGATAVAAWRRHTDIAIANVVGSNIFNILGVLGTGAIFQPLIIAPEIANIDQWIVLVSAIILVPIIITGWRINRMEGVVLLLLYAGYIGSVTLRL